One Halichondria panicea chromosome 3, odHalPani1.1, whole genome shotgun sequence genomic region harbors:
- the LOC135333789 gene encoding putative phosphatidylglycerol/phosphatidylinositol transfer protein 2 has product MLRELLILTAIAGLCCVEGRSIKDLGEWRALNTLGDIWKDCSKPGDHGKILNASIVPDPPVRGKPVNISAYLSTDEVISSGKVEINLIYGGFLPYTMSYDLCDLTKKIDHACPLSKGVVHVSVPTKIPKEAPKGKYEGHVKATDQNGLELACIELNVTLE; this is encoded by the exons ATGCTTCGGGAACTGCTTATACTGACGGCAATTGCAGGCCTGTGCTGTGTGGAGGGAAGGTCTATAAAGGATCTTGGAGAGTGGAGGGCTCTAAACACACTTGGTGACATCTGGAAAGATTGCA GCAAGCCTGGTGATCATGGCAAGATTCTCAACGCTTCCATCGTTCCCGACCCTCCAGTCAGAGGCAAACCTGTCAACATCTCCGCTTATCTTTCTACAG ACGAAGTGATCTCGAGTGGAAAGGTAGAAATCAATCTGATATATGGAGGATTTCTCCCCTACACAATGAGCTATGACTTATGTGACCTCACTAAGAAGATCGACCATGCCTGTCCACTATCAAAGGGGGTGGTGCATGTCTCCGTGCCAACCAAGATACCTAAAGAGGCTCCTAAG GGAAAATACGAGGGTCATGTGAAAGCTACAGATCAGAATGGGCTGGAGCTAGCCTGCATTGAGTTAAACGTCACCCTCGAGTAA